The proteins below come from a single Parageobacillus thermoglucosidasius genomic window:
- a CDS encoding VanZ family protein yields the protein MKGKIQRWSFVVLWCIVIYCFSEFPLFTGENTKRMLEAVLGYLPFGHGGDGASSPLNFIVRKLAHLTEFGILAVLVWRALEPMRLAYAGAWLFATMYAVTDEWHQSFEPGRTATPKDVAIDSCGALLALIGVFLYMCWKKKEHDPAKRDVS from the coding sequence ATGAAAGGAAAAATCCAACGCTGGAGTTTCGTTGTTTTATGGTGTATCGTCATTTATTGCTTTAGTGAATTTCCGCTGTTTACCGGTGAAAACACAAAGCGCATGTTAGAAGCGGTGCTTGGGTATTTGCCGTTTGGCCATGGCGGGGACGGTGCGTCGTCTCCATTGAATTTTATCGTTCGGAAGCTGGCCCACTTAACCGAGTTTGGCATTTTAGCCGTGCTTGTTTGGCGGGCGCTTGAACCGATGCGGCTGGCGTATGCCGGCGCCTGGCTGTTTGCGACAATGTACGCGGTAACGGATGAATGGCACCAATCGTTTGAGCCGGGGCGCACCGCAACGCCGAAAGATGTGGCGATCGATTCGTGCGGAGCGCTCTTGGCCTTAATTGGCGTTTTTCTCTATATGTGCTGGAAGAAAAAGGAACATGATCCGGCGAAACGGGACGTATCATAA
- the rbsB gene encoding ribose ABC transporter substrate-binding protein RbsB: MKKLASMWLSFLLVIGVLAGCSLDNGATSGKKEETKKDGSMKIGLSISTLNNPFFVTLKEGAEKAAKEEGVELIVVDAQNDSAKQINDIEDLIQQDVDLILVNPTDSSAVTSAIESANSANIPVITVDRSADGGNVATHIASDNIAGGKMAGEFLLEQLKNGGNIVELEGIPGSSAARERGEGFHQVIDKASNVKVVAKQAADFDRAKGLSVMENILQSHKDIQAVFAHNDEMALGALEALEARGMKDVLVVGFDATEDAVKAVKEGKMAATVAQKPELIGENAVKTALKVLNGEKVDKFIPIPLELVTENQ; encoded by the coding sequence ATGAAAAAGTTAGCTAGCATGTGGTTGTCATTTTTGTTAGTTATTGGCGTATTAGCAGGCTGTTCGTTAGATAACGGCGCAACCAGCGGCAAAAAAGAAGAAACAAAAAAAGACGGAAGCATGAAAATTGGGTTATCGATTTCAACGTTAAATAACCCATTCTTCGTGACATTAAAAGAAGGTGCTGAAAAGGCGGCGAAAGAAGAAGGTGTGGAATTAATCGTTGTCGATGCGCAAAACGATTCTGCAAAGCAAATTAATGATATTGAAGATTTGATTCAGCAAGATGTTGATTTGATTTTAGTGAATCCAACTGACTCCAGTGCGGTGACATCGGCAATTGAGTCGGCTAATAGCGCGAATATTCCTGTGATCACGGTTGACCGTAGCGCAGATGGAGGAAACGTAGCCACTCACATCGCTTCGGATAACATTGCAGGAGGAAAAATGGCAGGAGAATTCCTCCTTGAACAATTAAAAAATGGCGGCAATATTGTAGAGCTTGAGGGTATTCCTGGTTCGTCTGCTGCACGTGAACGTGGGGAAGGATTCCATCAAGTCATCGATAAAGCATCCAATGTGAAAGTCGTAGCGAAGCAAGCAGCGGATTTTGATCGTGCTAAAGGGTTATCGGTCATGGAAAATATTTTGCAAAGCCATAAGGATATTCAAGCTGTATTTGCCCATAATGATGAAATGGCGTTAGGTGCATTAGAAGCTTTAGAGGCGCGCGGCATGAAAGATGTGCTCGTCGTTGGCTTTGACGCAACGGAAGACGCAGTGAAGGCGGTAAAAGAAGGGAAAATGGCGGCAACCGTTGCGCAAAAGCCTGAGCTTATTGGAGAGAATGCAGTCAAAACAGCGTTGAAAGTATTAAATGGAGAAAAAGTAGATAAGTTCATTCCTATTCCATTAGAGTTAGTAACAGAAAATCAATAA
- a CDS encoding Gfo/Idh/MocA family protein — protein MIRFATIGTNWITEAFIEAAKKTEDFALAAVYSRTDEKAKQFAAKTGAERTFTNLEELAKSKDIDAVYIASPNSLHAEQAILLMDHGKHVLCEKPMASNTKEVKAMIDAARRNGVVLMEAMKTTLLPNFQAVREHLHKIGKIRRYFASYCQYSSRYDAFKQGTVLNAFNPAFSNGALMDIGVYCIYPMVVLFGKPNRLQASSLKLESGVDGEGTIIFTYEDMDAVVMYSKITNSYLPVEIQGEDGSILIDAIHTPTKVEIRYRDGRTEDITVPQEQPPMYYEVKEFIELIKNGKRESEVNSHEHSLLTIALMEEARKQTGIVFPADQ, from the coding sequence ATGATCCGATTTGCCACCATCGGCACAAACTGGATTACGGAAGCGTTTATCGAAGCGGCAAAAAAGACAGAAGACTTTGCGCTGGCCGCTGTTTATTCTCGGACGGACGAAAAAGCGAAACAATTTGCGGCGAAAACAGGAGCTGAACGGACGTTTACAAACCTTGAAGAACTGGCGAAAAGCAAAGACATCGATGCCGTCTATATCGCAAGCCCGAATTCGTTGCACGCCGAGCAGGCGATTTTGCTTATGGACCACGGCAAACATGTCCTATGCGAAAAGCCGATGGCGTCGAACACAAAAGAAGTCAAAGCGATGATCGATGCGGCGCGCCGCAATGGCGTCGTTTTGATGGAAGCGATGAAAACGACGCTGCTTCCAAACTTTCAAGCGGTTCGCGAACATTTGCATAAGATCGGGAAAATACGCCGCTATTTTGCGAGCTACTGCCAGTATTCGTCGCGCTACGACGCGTTCAAACAAGGAACGGTGTTAAATGCGTTCAATCCTGCCTTTTCCAACGGCGCGTTAATGGATATCGGCGTCTATTGCATTTATCCGATGGTCGTCTTGTTTGGAAAACCAAACCGCTTGCAAGCAAGCAGCTTGAAGCTCGAATCGGGCGTGGACGGCGAAGGGACGATTATCTTTACTTATGAGGATATGGACGCTGTTGTCATGTACTCAAAAATTACGAACTCCTATCTGCCTGTGGAAATTCAAGGAGAAGACGGAAGCATTCTCATCGACGCGATCCATACGCCAACAAAAGTGGAAATCCGCTACCGCGATGGGCGCACCGAAGATATTACCGTCCCGCAAGAACAACCTCCGATGTATTACGAAGTGAAAGAGTTTATCGAGCTGATCAAAAATGGAAAACGCGAATCCGAAGTCAATTCACATGAGCATTCGTTGCTGACGATCGCTTTGATGGAAGAAGCCCGCAAACAAACGGGCATCGTATTTCCTGCAGACCAATAA
- a CDS encoding dihydrolipoamide acetyltransferase family protein has product MRYEFKLPDIGEGLHEAEIVRWFIQEGDEVAADQPIAEIQTDKAMVEMTTPVAGKVVALAGPEGMTVKVGEPLIILEQQKAAIAESRPAQQKKRVIAAPSVRKRAREMGIPIEEVEGTGEGGRVTLADLERYAKARESALEPVAPALEAAGRKMDRRHGITEHEERIPIRGLRKKIAEKMVKSAYTAPHVTGMDEIDVTKLVEIRASLAKQLEAEAIKLTYLPFVIKAVTRALKEYPLLNAAIDEETNEIVLKKQYHIGIATATKEGLVVPVIKHADQKSIHDLAVEIAELSEKARRHALRIDELQGSTFTITNTGANGGWFATPIINYPEVAILGIHAIKRKPVVIGEEIVIRDMMGMSLTFDHRVIDGEPAGRFMRAVSHILEHPEQLLLDVR; this is encoded by the coding sequence ATGCGTTACGAGTTTAAATTGCCGGACATCGGCGAAGGGTTGCATGAAGCGGAGATCGTTCGCTGGTTTATTCAAGAAGGGGATGAGGTTGCCGCCGATCAGCCGATCGCAGAAATTCAAACAGATAAGGCGATGGTGGAAATGACGACGCCAGTAGCGGGGAAAGTAGTAGCGCTTGCCGGGCCGGAGGGGATGACGGTAAAAGTCGGCGAACCGCTTATTATTCTTGAACAGCAAAAAGCCGCTATCGCAGAATCTAGGCCGGCGCAACAGAAAAAACGGGTGATTGCCGCGCCGTCCGTTCGAAAGCGGGCGAGAGAAATGGGCATCCCGATTGAAGAAGTGGAAGGAACGGGAGAAGGCGGAAGGGTGACGCTTGCTGATTTAGAGCGGTATGCAAAAGCACGCGAGTCCGCACTGGAGCCGGTGGCGCCAGCGCTGGAAGCAGCCGGGCGGAAAATGGATCGCCGGCACGGGATAACCGAACATGAAGAACGCATTCCGATCCGCGGGCTGCGAAAAAAGATCGCGGAAAAAATGGTGAAATCGGCGTACACCGCACCGCATGTGACAGGAATGGACGAAATCGATGTGACGAAACTGGTGGAGATTCGCGCAAGTCTTGCCAAACAGCTGGAAGCGGAAGCGATCAAGCTGACTTATTTGCCGTTTGTCATTAAAGCAGTGACGCGCGCGTTAAAGGAATATCCGCTATTGAATGCGGCGATCGATGAAGAAACAAACGAAATTGTGCTAAAGAAACAATACCATATCGGCATTGCCACGGCGACGAAAGAAGGGCTTGTCGTGCCGGTGATTAAGCATGCCGATCAAAAATCGATTCACGATCTTGCCGTGGAGATTGCCGAGCTTTCGGAAAAGGCGCGCCGCCATGCGCTGCGCATTGACGAGCTGCAGGGAAGCACGTTTACGATCACGAATACAGGCGCAAACGGCGGCTGGTTTGCAACGCCGATCATTAACTATCCGGAAGTGGCGATTTTAGGGATTCATGCGATTAAGCGAAAGCCGGTCGTGATTGGCGAGGAAATTGTCATTCGCGACATGATGGGGATGTCGCTCACGTTTGATCATCGCGTCATCGACGGGGAACCAGCCGGGCGGTTTATGCGGGCGGTCTCGCACATTTTGGAGCATCCGGAACAGCTGTTATTAGATGTTCGTTAA